Sequence from the Natronomonas marina genome:
TTTGGAAGACCGCGATGACGCTGTCCTGTACCAGGCGACCGAAACGACCCGGCAGATCCAACTGGATGCGTTCGTGGATGTGGCGGCAGAGTCGTTTCCAGGAATCGACCGGATTGAGGACGAGTGGGAGTCGTTGCTTGGGTACCTCGCTGATCAGGATGCAGTCATCGTGCTGGACGAGTTCCCATACCTGATTGACGCTGACGAGAGCCTTCCATCGGTGATCCAGCGACTGTGGGATCAGGAGTTGCGCGAGACTGGCGTGACGCTCGTGCTTGTGGGATCCTCGATTAGTATGATGGAGGAGGCGACGCTCCTCGGGAACAGTCCGTTGTATGGCCGGTTCACTGAGAAGATCAATCTGCGTCAGCTCGATTTTGCTGCTGCACGCACGTTCTTTCCTGAGGGCTACTCCCCTGAACAACTGTTGCTCGCGTGGGGTGTGTTTGGCGGGACGCCGTACTATCTGGACGGCGTCGATCTGGACAACGATCTCGGCACAGCCATCCAACAGTCGCTGCTGTCACGGCAGGGGTTCCTGCACGACGAGCCGGAGTACGTCCTTCGCACTGAGCTGACGGAGCCGAACCGGTACTTCGCTATCCTGAAAGCGATCGCGGCCGGGAACACGACGTCGAACGAGATTGCGCAAACGGTCGGGATCGATAGCAAACAGATTTCGACGTACACGCAGAAACTT
This genomic interval carries:
- a CDS encoding ATP-binding protein → MERFVDREDELSRLRDCYASDDADMVVIFGRRRLGKTELVRESLEDRDDAVLYQATETTRQIQLDAFVDVAAESFPGIDRIEDEWESLLGYLADQDAVIVLDEFPYLIDADESLPSVIQRLWDQELRETGVTLVLVGSSISMMEEATLLGNSPLYGRFTEKINLRQLDFAAARTFFPEGYSPEQLLLAWGVFGGTPYYLDGVDLDNDLGTAIQQSLLSRQGFLHDEPEYVLRTELTEPNRYFAILKAIAAGNTTSNEIAQTVGIDSKQISTYTQKLERLRLVEREVPVTEDKTKSRRGRYRILDPLFRFWFRFVYGNEDRYERLGADAYETVIEPELADFVSPAFETRCQDILPDLYPDTMFTDIGRWWYNEYEVDVVGLAADGTMVTGECKFTSAPLDYSALASLESHTEEIRWSPDGADIEHEYALFARNGFTQSVQDAAADRDDLQLFDLEEIVDSSASR